One Polyangiaceae bacterium genomic window carries:
- a CDS encoding serine/threonine protein kinase — protein sequence MGVVLEATHVALGQTVAVKLLNAEHARSPDVVARFLREARIAATLPSEHIARVSDVGMTETGEPYIVMERLVGRDLDAELHMRGKLPIAEAVDLMLEACEGVAMAHAYNLVHRDLKPANLFLAERPLRPRVLKVLDFGLSKEDTGNHAGLTGSETVFGTPQYMSPEQIQSARNVDARSDQHALGMILMK from the coding sequence ATGGGCGTCGTCCTCGAAGCGACGCATGTTGCGCTGGGCCAAACCGTCGCCGTCAAGCTGCTCAACGCCGAGCATGCTCGGTCGCCCGATGTCGTCGCGCGGTTCCTCCGCGAAGCGCGGATCGCAGCGACTTTGCCGTCGGAACACATCGCACGCGTCAGCGATGTCGGCATGACCGAAACCGGCGAGCCGTACATCGTGATGGAGCGTCTCGTCGGTCGTGACCTCGATGCCGAGCTTCACATGCGCGGCAAGCTTCCCATCGCGGAGGCCGTGGATCTCATGCTCGAAGCGTGCGAAGGCGTCGCCATGGCGCACGCATACAACCTCGTGCATCGCGACCTCAAGCCGGCAAATCTTTTTCTCGCCGAAAGGCCGCTGCGCCCGCGCGTGCTCAAAGTGCTCGATTTTGGTTTGTCGAAGGAAGACACCGGAAATCACGCAGGACTCACCGGCTCCGAGACCGTCTTCGGCACCCCGCAGTACATGTCGCCCGAGCAGATCCAAAGTGCGAGAAACGTCGATGCACGCAGTGATCAACACGCCCTCGGCATGATCCTCATGAAATGA